From a region of the Flavobacterium branchiarum genome:
- a CDS encoding DUF3857 domain-containing protein encodes MRFWSLVIVVFLFLKISKINAQSYDLGKVSIAELQEKVHSKDTSAVAAVLYEKGVSRLEYDMNDGFIMMTDVESRIKIYKKEGYNWANLNVTYYVGDRGSRENVTFSDAVTYNLVAGKIEKVKLKSDGIFDENVNKYRNQKKITMPNVKEGSVIEYKYTIKSPNIGSMRDWYFQTSIPVNYSEFTTRIPEYYVFNVKQKGYIFPVVTVDKETASIIFINKERVEPGGFGYAMNTIFSNKRVDYLETKTTYIIKDLPAMKEEGYVNNVDNYTSAIEHELSVRKFPNKPTELFSADWNSVVKTIYNYDSFGPELNKTGYFEDDLKVLLTDVNTQDEKIKAILNFVKSRVSWNGYSDYGCDNGVKKAYKEKTGNIADINLMLTAMLRFSGLKANPVLVSTRSNGIAMFPNRTAFNYVIAAVETDKGVILLDGSSKFATPGILPFRALNWLGRLIRKDGTSEEVDLMPNKQSFGNIVVNYSVTPEGGVVGKTRRQYTDYNAMIFRNNVDNVKEDSYLEKLENENGKIEISEYNRLNEKELELPTVETFSFTGSNLCEVIGGKIYISPMLFYTQKENPFKQEKREYPVDYGFPFSDKYNITIQIPDGYMVESLPEPIAIAMEDNLGVFKFMAAVSQNTLQLVVTHQINAAIIPTDYYSMLQGYYKGMVDKVNEKIVLKRI; translated from the coding sequence ATGAGGTTTTGGAGTTTAGTAATAGTTGTTTTTTTATTTCTTAAAATTTCAAAAATCAATGCGCAAAGTTATGATTTAGGAAAAGTATCTATTGCAGAATTGCAAGAAAAAGTGCATTCGAAAGACACTTCAGCTGTTGCAGCAGTCTTATATGAGAAAGGAGTTTCTCGTCTTGAATATGATATGAATGATGGATTTATAATGATGACTGATGTAGAATCTCGAATTAAAATTTATAAAAAAGAAGGGTACAATTGGGCAAATCTAAATGTAACGTATTATGTAGGAGATAGAGGTTCGAGAGAAAATGTTACTTTTTCGGATGCCGTAACTTATAATTTAGTTGCAGGTAAAATTGAGAAAGTAAAGCTTAAAAGTGATGGTATATTTGATGAAAATGTAAATAAATATCGTAATCAGAAAAAAATAACAATGCCTAATGTAAAGGAAGGATCTGTTATTGAATATAAATATACCATAAAATCTCCAAATATTGGATCAATGAGAGATTGGTATTTTCAGACCTCAATACCTGTAAACTATTCAGAATTTACGACTCGTATTCCAGAATATTATGTTTTTAATGTAAAGCAAAAAGGATATATTTTTCCAGTAGTTACAGTCGATAAAGAAACGGCATCTATTATTTTTATTAATAAAGAAAGGGTTGAACCAGGAGGATTTGGATATGCAATGAATACTATTTTTTCAAATAAAAGAGTAGATTATTTAGAAACAAAAACGACTTATATTATTAAGGATTTACCAGCGATGAAGGAAGAAGGTTATGTTAATAATGTGGATAACTATACTTCAGCTATAGAGCATGAATTGTCTGTGAGAAAATTTCCAAATAAACCGACTGAATTATTTTCGGCAGATTGGAATTCAGTAGTGAAAACAATATATAATTATGATAGTTTTGGACCGGAATTAAATAAAACCGGGTATTTTGAAGATGATTTAAAAGTATTGCTAACAGATGTAAATACGCAAGATGAAAAAATTAAGGCAATACTTAATTTTGTAAAATCGAGAGTCAGCTGGAATGGATACTCTGATTACGGATGCGATAATGGAGTTAAAAAAGCATATAAAGAGAAAACAGGTAACATAGCAGATATAAATCTTATGTTAACTGCGATGTTGCGTTTTTCAGGATTAAAAGCAAACCCTGTTTTAGTGAGTACACGCTCTAACGGAATTGCAATGTTCCCTAATCGAACTGCTTTTAATTATGTAATTGCAGCGGTAGAAACGGATAAAGGAGTAATTTTGTTAGATGGATCTAGTAAATTTGCTACTCCTGGAATTTTACCCTTTCGAGCTTTAAATTGGCTGGGAAGGTTAATACGTAAAGACGGAACTTCGGAGGAAGTTGATTTAATGCCTAATAAACAGTCATTTGGTAATATTGTAGTTAATTATAGTGTGACTCCAGAAGGAGGTGTTGTAGGTAAGACAAGGAGACAATACACGGATTATAATGCCATGATATTTAGAAATAATGTTGATAATGTTAAAGAGGATTCTTACTTAGAAAAGTTAGAAAATGAGAATGGCAAAATTGAAATAAGTGAATATAATAGATTAAACGAAAAAGAATTGGAGTTACCTACTGTTGAAACTTTTTCATTTACAGGTTCTAATTTATGTGAAGTTATAGGTGGGAAAATTTATATAAGTCCAATGTTGTTTTATACACAAAAGGAAAACCCATTTAAGCAAGAAAAGAGAGAATATCCTGTAGATTATGGTTTTCCCTTTTCTGATAAATATAATATAACAATTCAAATTCCTGATGGTTACATGGTGGAGTCGCTTCCTGAGCCAATTGCAATTGCAATGGAAGATAACCTAGGGGTATTTAAATTTATGGCAGCTGTCAGTCAAAATACTTTACAATTGGTTGTTACGCATCAGATAAATGCTGCGATTATACCAACAGATTATTATTCGATGTTGCAAGGATATTACAAAGGAATGGTTGATAAAGTAAACGAAAAAATAGTTTTAAAAAGAATATAA
- a CDS encoding DUF3857 domain-containing protein, whose amino-acid sequence MKSILRFLFLVLFSFSSVAQKGEYNTVGISDSLKENANAVIRLNQIDIVIASQRSMKTIQKRVITVFNAKGLNAIDAIEYYGKSTTVKNIEATVYDAQGKELKKIKRKDFRDESVISGGTIFSDSRYIYLDYTPIQYPFTLVYESEVETSATAFLPKWYPIDNYNASVEKSILNVTYPNNLGFKKKEFQLSGFDIKKTTDTNTQLSYVATNILAQKNEDYSPSFYEIYPYVMMGLESFHLEGVDGNASTWQAFGKWYADKILLGTTILLDATKTKIKELVGDEKDPVKKAKIVYDYVQKKSRYVNIAIGIGGWKPMLANDVDRLGYGDCKALTNYTKALLEVVDVPSYNTILYGDSSKTSIDSDFVSMQGNHMILSIPNGDKYIWLECTSQVDPFGYQGTFTDDRNVLIIKPEGGEIVRTTIYEDKGNTQIAKGAYTIDEKGDFLGAISIASEGAKYSSKARIESLLPNEKEAYYKEYWGNIDNLKLAKINLSNDKEKICFTEGIQVSAINYGKITSDKMIFPINAFNQYRGSVNRIRNRKTPFQLKRGYSYTDEIEVNLPAGFAIDFLPSTFELKAKFGEYKSEIIKTDNNKLIYKRKLLLNNGKYSNKEYDEYRLFIEQINKNDNAKIILTKK is encoded by the coding sequence TCCGTTTTTTATTTCTTGTTTTATTTTCATTTTCTTCTGTTGCCCAAAAAGGGGAGTATAACACTGTTGGCATTTCTGATAGTCTTAAAGAAAATGCAAATGCTGTTATTCGTTTAAATCAAATAGACATCGTAATTGCTTCTCAAAGAAGTATGAAAACGATACAAAAAAGAGTTATAACAGTTTTTAACGCAAAAGGATTAAATGCTATTGATGCCATCGAGTATTATGGTAAATCTACAACCGTTAAAAATATTGAAGCTACTGTATACGATGCACAAGGCAAAGAACTAAAAAAGATAAAACGTAAGGATTTCAGAGATGAAAGCGTGATTAGTGGAGGAACAATTTTTTCTGATAGTCGTTATATTTATTTAGATTATACACCCATTCAATATCCTTTTACTTTAGTATACGAAAGTGAAGTCGAAACTTCGGCAACTGCTTTTCTCCCTAAATGGTATCCTATAGATAATTATAATGCAAGTGTAGAAAAAAGCATCTTGAATGTGACTTACCCGAATAATTTAGGATTCAAAAAGAAAGAATTTCAACTGTCAGGATTTGATATAAAAAAAACTACAGATACAAATACTCAGTTGTCTTATGTAGCTACTAATATACTAGCTCAAAAAAATGAGGATTATAGCCCCTCGTTTTATGAAATTTATCCTTATGTCATGATGGGGCTTGAAAGTTTTCATCTCGAAGGAGTAGATGGAAATGCAAGCACATGGCAAGCCTTTGGGAAGTGGTATGCGGATAAAATTTTATTAGGTACAACAATTTTGCTTGATGCAACCAAAACTAAAATAAAGGAATTGGTAGGTGATGAAAAAGATCCTGTAAAAAAAGCAAAAATCGTATATGACTATGTGCAAAAAAAATCAAGATATGTAAATATAGCTATTGGTATTGGTGGATGGAAACCAATGTTAGCTAATGATGTGGATCGTTTAGGTTATGGAGATTGCAAGGCATTAACAAACTATACAAAGGCACTTTTAGAGGTGGTTGATGTTCCTTCTTACAATACAATTTTATATGGAGATAGTTCTAAAACTAGTATAGATTCAGATTTTGTTTCTATGCAGGGAAACCATATGATCTTATCAATTCCTAATGGAGACAAGTATATTTGGCTTGAATGCACAAGTCAAGTTGATCCTTTTGGGTATCAAGGTACTTTTACAGATGATAGGAATGTTTTAATAATTAAGCCAGAAGGAGGAGAAATAGTTAGGACTACGATTTATGAAGATAAAGGTAATACTCAAATAGCTAAAGGAGCTTATACTATTGATGAGAAAGGGGATTTTTTAGGAGCTATATCTATTGCTTCAGAAGGGGCTAAATATAGTTCTAAAGCTAGAATTGAGTCTTTGCTACCCAATGAAAAAGAGGCGTATTATAAAGAATATTGGGGCAATATTGATAATCTAAAATTAGCAAAGATAAATTTAAGTAATGATAAAGAAAAGATTTGTTTTACTGAAGGTATTCAGGTGAGCGCAATAAACTATGGAAAGATTACTAGTGATAAAATGATATTTCCGATAAATGCTTTTAATCAATATAGAGGCAGTGTTAATCGTATCAGAAATAGGAAAACTCCATTTCAGTTAAAACGTGGTTATTCTTATACTGATGAAATTGAGGTTAATCTTCCTGCTGGTTTTGCTATTGATTTTTTGCCTTCAACTTTTGAATTAAAGGCGAAGTTCGGAGAATATAAATCAGAAATCATTAAAACGGACAATAATAAACTAATATACAAAAGGAAGTTGCTTCTTAATAACGGGAAATATTCTAATAAAGAATACGATGAATATCGCCTTTTTATAGAGCAGATTAACAAAAATGATAATGCCAAAATTATACTAACCAAGAAGTAA
- a CDS encoding nucleotide pyrophosphohydrolase produces MDLKNAQLDVDTWIKEHGVRYFNELTNMAQLTEEVGEVARIIARRYGEQSEKESDKNKDLGEELADVVFVVLCLANQTGIDLQAAFDKKMDLKSIRDKDRHKNNDKLK; encoded by the coding sequence ATGGATTTAAAAAATGCTCAATTAGATGTTGATACTTGGATAAAAGAACATGGAGTCCGATATTTTAATGAATTAACCAACATGGCGCAACTTACAGAAGAAGTAGGTGAAGTAGCTAGGATTATTGCGCGTCGATATGGTGAGCAATCAGAAAAAGAAAGCGATAAGAACAAAGATCTTGGAGAAGAATTAGCCGATGTGGTTTTTGTAGTTTTATGTTTAGCAAATCAAACAGGAATTGATTTACAGGCTGCTTTTGATAAAAAAATGGATTTGAAGTCTATTCGAGATAAAGACCGTCATAAAAACAACGATAAATTAAAATAA
- the aroA gene encoding 3-phosphoshikimate 1-carboxyvinyltransferase, with product MNLLLKTSQANLQGQIAVTGSKSETNRLLLLQALFPNISLANTSNSDDSEVMQKALVGNEEIVDIHHAGTAMRFLTAYFAVNEGREVVMTGSSRMQERPIKILVEALAQLGVEISYLKDEGYPPIRIKGKKITASKVTLAANVSSQYISALLLVAPKLENGLELTLEGEITSMPYIKMTLALLNDLEIQTSFEGNVIKVYPKSEVTAKEMVVESDWSSASYFFSLVALADTASITLSSYKENSLQGDAALTSIYEKMGVQTTFHDNKMTLVKQADFKFETVNFELNNTPDIAQTIVVTCLGLGIGCHLTGLHTLKIKETDRLEALRIELTKLGANISVTNDSLTLIATNEINPNIKIATYNDHRMAMAFAPLALKVPIIIEEAGVVSKSYPDFWKDLINLGFETTEIVA from the coding sequence ATGAATTTACTATTAAAAACATCTCAAGCTAATTTACAAGGACAAATTGCAGTAACTGGCTCAAAAAGCGAAACGAATCGATTGTTGTTGTTACAAGCTTTGTTTCCAAATATTAGTTTAGCCAATACATCAAATTCTGATGATAGCGAAGTAATGCAAAAAGCATTAGTAGGTAATGAGGAAATAGTAGATATTCATCACGCAGGAACAGCAATGCGTTTTTTAACAGCTTATTTTGCGGTTAACGAGGGTAGAGAAGTTGTAATGACGGGTTCAAGCAGAATGCAGGAACGTCCGATTAAAATTCTTGTTGAAGCTTTAGCTCAGTTAGGCGTAGAGATATCATATTTAAAAGATGAAGGATATCCTCCAATTCGCATTAAAGGAAAGAAAATAACAGCCTCAAAAGTTACACTAGCAGCCAATGTGAGTAGCCAGTATATATCGGCATTATTACTTGTAGCGCCTAAATTAGAAAATGGTTTAGAACTAACATTAGAAGGGGAAATTACTTCTATGCCTTACATCAAAATGACGTTGGCTTTGCTTAATGATTTAGAAATTCAGACTAGTTTTGAAGGGAACGTAATTAAAGTATATCCAAAATCAGAGGTGACTGCAAAAGAAATGGTTGTTGAGTCAGATTGGAGTTCGGCATCCTATTTTTTTAGTTTGGTAGCTCTTGCTGATACAGCATCGATTACACTAAGTAGTTACAAAGAAAATAGCTTGCAAGGAGATGCAGCATTGACATCGATTTACGAGAAAATGGGAGTTCAAACTACATTTCATGATAATAAAATGACTTTGGTAAAACAGGCAGATTTTAAATTTGAAACTGTAAATTTTGAACTAAACAATACCCCAGATATTGCACAAACAATTGTGGTTACCTGTTTAGGTTTAGGAATAGGCTGTCATTTAACGGGGCTACATACTTTAAAAATTAAAGAAACAGATAGACTTGAAGCGTTAAGAATAGAACTAACTAAATTGGGGGCTAATATTTCAGTTACCAATGATAGTTTAACACTTATTGCCACAAATGAGATTAATCCGAATATAAAAATTGCTACTTATAATGACCACCGTATGGCAATGGCATTTGCTCCATTGGCGTTAAAAGTGCCAATAATTATCGAAGAAGCAGGAGTTGTTTCTAAATCTTACCCGGATTTTTGGAAAGATTTGATAAATTTAGGTTTTGAGACAACAGAAATAGTTGCGTAA
- a CDS encoding DUF3857 domain-containing protein, protein MKINQLTIVFFVVFSLSKITAQEFKLGKVSVAELEEKTHPKDTSATAAILYRKGVSRVEYITNEGFVMMTNVECRIKIYKKEGYNWANQNVSYYVGDKISRENVAFSDAVTYNLVAGKIEKVKLKSDGVFDENVNKYYNQKKITMPNVKEGSVIEYKYTIKSPSIGSMRDWYFQSSIPVNYSEFTTRIPEYYVFNAKQKGYIFPVVTVDKEMASIVFVNKERSEPGGFGYAMKTTFSNEKVDYMETKTTYVAKNLPAMKEEGYVNNIYNYTSAIEHELSVKKFPNAPIELFSADWNSVVKTIYNYDSFGPELNKTGYFEDDLKVLLTDVNTQDEKIKAILNFVKSRVNWNGYSDYGCDNGVKKAYKEKTGNIADINLMLTAMLRFSGLKANPVLVSTRSNGIAIFPNRTAFNYVIAAVETDKGVILLDASSKFATPGILPFRALNWLGRLIRKDGTSEEVDLMPNKQSSDNIAITYSITPEGGVVGKARRQYTDYNAMIFRNNVDNVKEDSYLEKLENENDKIEISEYKRLNENELELPTVETFSFTGSNLCEVIGGKIYISPMLFYTQKENPFKQEQREYPVDYGFPSSDKYNITIQIPDGYMVESLPEPIAMAMEDNLGAFKFMAAISQNTLQLVVTHQINVAIIPADYYSMLQGYYKGMVDKVNEKIVLKRI, encoded by the coding sequence ATGAAAATTAACCAATTAACCATCGTCTTTTTCGTTGTATTTTCTTTATCGAAAATCACAGCACAAGAATTTAAATTAGGAAAAGTATCCGTCGCAGAATTAGAAGAAAAAACACATCCGAAAGACACTTCGGCTACTGCTGCAATCTTATATAGAAAAGGAGTTTCTCGTGTTGAATATATCACGAATGAGGGGTTTGTGATGATGACTAACGTTGAATGTCGTATTAAAATTTATAAAAAAGAAGGGTACAATTGGGCAAATCAAAATGTATCCTATTATGTAGGAGATAAAATCTCGAGAGAAAACGTTGCTTTTTCGGATGCCGTAACTTATAATTTGGTTGCGGGTAAAATTGAAAAAGTCAAATTAAAAAGTGACGGTGTATTTGATGAGAATGTGAATAAATATTATAATCAGAAAAAAATAACAATGCCTAATGTAAAGGAAGGATCTGTTATTGAATATAAATATACTATAAAATCTCCAAGTATAGGATCAATGAGAGATTGGTATTTTCAATCCTCTATACCTGTGAATTATTCAGAATTCACAACACGCATACCAGAATATTATGTTTTTAATGCAAAGCAAAAAGGGTATATTTTTCCAGTAGTTACAGTTGATAAAGAGATGGCCTCTATTGTGTTTGTAAATAAAGAAAGATCTGAGCCTGGAGGATTTGGATATGCAATGAAAACAACTTTTTCTAATGAAAAAGTAGATTATATGGAAACTAAAACTACTTATGTAGCCAAGAATTTGCCAGCGATGAAAGAAGAAGGTTATGTTAATAATATATATAACTATACTTCGGCTATAGAGCATGAATTGTCTGTAAAAAAATTCCCGAATGCACCTATCGAATTATTTTCGGCAGATTGGAATTCAGTTGTTAAAACAATATATAATTATGATAGTTTTGGACCGGAATTAAATAAAACAGGGTATTTTGAAGATGATTTAAAAGTGTTACTGACAGATGTAAATACGCAAGATGAAAAAATTAAGGCGATACTTAACTTTGTGAAATCGAGAGTTAACTGGAATGGATACTCTGATTACGGATGTGATAATGGGGTTAAAAAAGCATATAAGGAGAAAACAGGTAACATAGCAGATATAAATCTTATGTTAACTGCGATGTTGCGTTTTTCAGGATTAAAAGCAAATCCAGTTTTAGTGAGTACACGCTCTAACGGAATTGCAATATTCCCTAATCGAACGGCTTTTAATTATGTAATTGCAGCGGTAGAAACGGATAAAGGAGTAATTTTATTAGATGCATCTAGTAAATTTGCTACTCCTGGTATTTTGCCATTTAGAGCTTTAAATTGGCTGGGAAGGTTAATACGTAAAGACGGAACCTCGGAGGAAGTTGATTTAATGCCAAATAAACAATCATCTGATAATATCGCGATTACTTATAGTATCACTCCAGAAGGAGGTGTTGTAGGTAAGGCAAGAAGACAATACACGGATTATAATGCCATGATATTTAGAAATAATGTTGATAATGTTAAAGAGGATTCTTATTTAGAAAAGTTGGAAAATGAGAATGACAAAATTGAAATAAGTGAATATAAAAGATTAAATGAAAATGAACTTGAGTTGCCTACTGTTGAAACATTTTCATTTACAGGTTCTAATTTATGTGAAGTTATAGGAGGGAAAATTTATATAAGCCCAATGTTATTTTATACGCAAAAGGAAAACCCATTTAAGCAAGAACAGAGAGAATATCCTGTAGATTATGGATTCCCTTCCTCTGATAAATATAATATAACAATTCAAATTCCGGATGGTTACATGGTGGAGTCACTTCCAGAACCAATTGCAATGGCTATGGAGGACAACCTAGGGGCATTTAAATTTATGGCAGCTATCAGTCAAAATACTTTACAATTGGTTGTTACGCATCAGATAAATGTTGCGATTATACCAGCAGATTATTATTCGATGTTGCAAGGATATTACAAAGGAATGGTTGATAAAGTAAACGAAAAAATAGTTTTAAAAAGAATATAA
- the queA gene encoding tRNA preQ1(34) S-adenosylmethionine ribosyltransferase-isomerase QueA — protein MKLSHFQFNLPKELLAEFPAENRDESRLMVIDRKKQTIEHKMFKDVINYFDDGDVLILNNTKVFPARLYGNKEKTGARIEVFLLRELNSEQRLWDVLVDPARKIRIGNKLYFGDDDSLVAEVIDNTTSRGRTLRFLYDGSYEEFRNKLTELGETPIPKYISRDVTPEDAERYQTIYAKEEGAVAAPTAGLHFSKHLLKKLEIKGIKFAEVTLHVGLGTFNPVEVEDLSKHKMDSEELIITPEACEIVNNAKAKKKRICAVGTTSMRAIESSVSSQNTLNPFEGWTNKFIFPPHDFSIANCMITNFHTPKSTLLMMISAFCGHDLMKRAYEEAIKEGYKFYSYGDAMLII, from the coding sequence ATGAAATTATCTCATTTTCAATTTAATTTACCAAAAGAACTTTTAGCTGAATTTCCAGCTGAAAACAGAGATGAGTCTCGTTTAATGGTAATTGATCGTAAAAAACAAACTATAGAGCACAAAATGTTCAAAGATGTAATCAATTACTTTGATGATGGTGATGTTCTTATTTTAAATAATACGAAAGTTTTCCCTGCTCGTTTGTACGGAAACAAAGAAAAAACTGGAGCAAGAATTGAAGTTTTCTTATTAAGAGAACTAAATTCAGAGCAACGCCTTTGGGATGTTTTGGTAGATCCAGCCCGTAAAATCCGTATTGGAAATAAATTATATTTTGGTGATGACGATTCGTTAGTTGCTGAGGTAATTGATAATACTACATCTCGTGGTAGAACATTACGTTTCCTTTATGATGGATCTTACGAAGAATTTAGAAATAAATTAACAGAACTTGGAGAAACTCCAATTCCTAAATATATCAGTAGAGATGTAACTCCAGAAGATGCTGAAAGATATCAAACGATATATGCTAAAGAAGAAGGGGCTGTTGCAGCACCAACTGCTGGACTGCATTTCTCAAAGCACCTTTTGAAAAAACTAGAAATTAAAGGAATAAAATTTGCAGAAGTAACACTTCACGTAGGTTTAGGAACTTTTAATCCAGTTGAGGTTGAAGATTTATCGAAACACAAAATGGATTCTGAAGAGTTAATTATTACTCCAGAAGCTTGTGAAATCGTTAATAATGCAAAAGCAAAGAAGAAACGTATTTGTGCAGTAGGAACAACTTCAATGCGTGCTATTGAAAGTTCTGTTTCATCTCAAAATACATTAAATCCTTTTGAAGGTTGGACAAATAAATTTATTTTCCCTCCTCATGATTTTAGTATTGCAAACTGTATGATTACAAATTTCCATACACCAAAATCAACATTATTAATGATGATTTCTGCTTTTTGTGGACATGATTTAATGAAAAGAGCATATGAAGAAGCTATAAAAGAAGGATACAAATTCTACTCTTATGGTGATGCAATGCTTATTATCTAA